A single genomic interval of Bos taurus isolate L1 Dominette 01449 registration number 42190680 breed Hereford chromosome 6, ARS-UCD2.0, whole genome shotgun sequence harbors:
- the SLC49A3 gene encoding solute carrier family 49 member A3 isoform X2, translated as MAGPAGDWPEAGAATSVRSALGGYRAYARRWVFLLVISLLSCSNATLWLSFAPVADTIARHFLLSTEQINWLSLVYLVVSIPFGMVAIWVLDSVGLRRATTLGAFLNFWGSMIRSMPCMAVDIQDPFVFLLGGQTFCALAQTLVIFSPAKLAALWFPEHQRATANMIGTMSNALGILVANLLSPALVKTEEDIPLMLGTYILPAGLTFLLAIACLWESVPPTPPSVGAAQSTSLSFLAGLKLLTRNKAYMVLAVCFGGGIGIFSNFSALLEQVLCVNGYSSEFAGLCGALFIVFGVLGAVALGLYVDRTKHFTEAIKIGLCLTSLACVAFAVVSQLQGQTIVLAAICSLLGFFGFSVAPVAMELAVECSFPVGEGAAAGLVFVLGQAEGVLIMVLLTSLTVRHAEPSVSTCQDGQGPLDWKVPMLLMAGLCVLFSCLFVLLFHTPYRRLQAEADASPSIQEDERPATAAALGHAPYLAATP; from the exons ATGGCGGGGCCGGCGGGAGACTGGCCAGAGGCCGGCGCGGCGACCTCGGTCCGGAGCGCGCTGGGGGGCTACCGCGCCTACGCCCGCCGGTGGGTCTTCCTGCTGGTGATCAGCCTGCTCAGCTGCTCCAACGCCACG CTGTGGCTCAGCTTCGCGCCCGTGGCTGACACGATCGCCCGGCACTTCCTCCTCTCCACCGAGCAGATCAACTGGCTGTCGCTGGTCTACCTCGTGGTGTCCATCCCGTTCGGTATGGTGGCCATCTGGGTTCTGGACTCCGTTGGACTCCGCAGGGCG ACCACCCTCGGCGCGTTCCTGAACTTCTGGGGGAGCATGATCCGCTCCATGCCCTGCATGGCCGTTGACATCCAGGACCCGTTTGTCTTCCTCCTGGGTGGGCAGACCTTCTGCGCCCTGGCCCAGACCCTGGTCATCTTCTCTCCAGCCAAGCTGGCCGCCTTGTGGTTCCCTGAGCACCAGCGAGCCACAGCCAACATGATCGGCACCATGT CAAATGCCCTGGGTATTCTGGTGGCCAACCTGCTGTCTCCCGCTCTGGTGAAGACGGAGGAGGACATCCCCTTGATG CTAGGCACCTACATCCTCCCTGCTGGCCTCACGTTCCTGTTGGCCATTGCATGCCTCTGGGAGAgtgtgccccccaccccgccctctgTGGGGGCTGCCCAGTCCACCTCGCTGTCGTTCCTAGCTGGGCTGAAGCTG CTCACGAGGAACAAGGCCTACATGGTCCTGGCTGTGTGCTTTGGGGGCGGCATTGGCATCTTCTCCAACTTCTCAGCCCTCCTGGAGCAGGTCCTCTGCGTGAACGGCTACTCCAGC GAATTTGCGGGCCTCTGCGGGGCTCTCTTCATTGTGTTTGGAGTCTTGGGGGCAGTGGCTCTGGGCCTGTACGTGGACAGGACCAAGCACTTCACCGAGGCCATCAAGATCGGCCTCTGTCTGACGTCTCTGGCCTGCGTGGCCTTTGCTGTG GTGTCTCAGCTGCAGGGACAGACCATCGTGCTGGCCGCCATCTGCTCGCTGCTGGGGTTCTTTGGCTTCTCGGTGGCGCCCGTTGCCATGGAGCTGGCGGTCGAGTGCTCCTTCCCCGTGGGTGAGGGCGCAGCCGCGGGCCTGGTCTTTGTGCTGGG GCAGGCCGAGGGCGTTCTCATCATGGTGCTGCTGACTTCCCTGACCGTGCGCCACGCGGAGCCGTCTGTCTCCACCTGCCAGGATGGCCAGGGCCCGCTGGACTGGAAGG TGCCCATGCTGCTGATGGCCGGCCTCTGCGTCCTCTTCAGCTGCCTCTTTGTGCTCCTCTTCCACACACCGTACCGGCGCCTGCAGGCTGAGGCCGACGCCAGCCCCTCCATTCAGGAGGATGAACGCCCAGCAACCGCAGCAGCCCTGGGCCACGCGCCCTACCTGGCAGCCACGCCCTGA
- the SLC49A3 gene encoding solute carrier family 49 member A3 isoform X1, with amino-acid sequence MGTECPRSGPHNVLLGLSHPGKLHAHVTGSRGTLSHPPALRLWPAPSLGSPHPGMVAISLLPSAPGLLFRGSVLEASLSCRVQPGCPPLSAPGTCLQGWFRSSAPTCCLSSQLVPPLWPDQVKTPALTGPLDPFSPSDQPAVPRAASSRSVCGACPGLMPACVSQLWLSFAPVADTIARHFLLSTEQINWLSLVYLVVSIPFGMVAIWVLDSVGLRRATTLGAFLNFWGSMIRSMPCMAVDIQDPFVFLLGGQTFCALAQTLVIFSPAKLAALWFPEHQRATANMIGTMSNALGILVANLLSPALVKTEEDIPLMLGTYILPAGLTFLLAIACLWESVPPTPPSVGAAQSTSLSFLAGLKLLTRNKAYMVLAVCFGGGIGIFSNFSALLEQVLCVNGYSSEFAGLCGALFIVFGVLGAVALGLYVDRTKHFTEAIKIGLCLTSLACVAFAVVSQLQGQTIVLAAICSLLGFFGFSVAPVAMELAVECSFPVGEGAAAGLVFVLGQAEGVLIMVLLTSLTVRHAEPSVSTCQDGQGPLDWKVPMLLMAGLCVLFSCLFVLLFHTPYRRLQAEADASPSIQEDERPATAAALGHAPYLAATP; translated from the exons ATGGGCACCGAGTGTCCACGGAGTGGCCCCCACAATGTGCTCCTCGGCCTGTCCCATCCGGGCAAACTACACGCCCACGTGACAGGGAGCCGGGGGACCCTCTCCCACCCCCCGGCACTCCGGCTTTGGCCAGCACCCAGTCTAGGCTCCCCCCACCCCGGCATGGTGGCCATCTCTCTTCTGCCGTCAGCCCCAGGCCTTCTCTTCAGAGGGTCAGTCCTGGAGGCCTCGCTGTCCTGCAGGGTCCAGCCAGGTTGTCCGCCTCTGTCTGCCCCGGGAACATGCCTGCAAGGATGGTTCCGGTCCTCTGCCCCAACATGCTGTCTGAGCTCCCAGCTGGTGCCTCCTCTCTGGCCTGACCAAGTGAAGACCCCAGCCCTGACGGGACCCCTGGACCCTTTCTCTCCCTCAGACCAGCCAGCCGTGCCCAGGGCAGCCAGCAGCCGCAGTGTCTGCGGTGCCTGCCCCGGGCTGATGCCAGCCTGTGTCTCGCAGCTGTGGCTCAGCTTCGCGCCCGTGGCTGACACGATCGCCCGGCACTTCCTCCTCTCCACCGAGCAGATCAACTGGCTGTCGCTGGTCTACCTCGTGGTGTCCATCCCGTTCGGTATGGTGGCCATCTGGGTTCTGGACTCCGTTGGACTCCGCAGGGCG ACCACCCTCGGCGCGTTCCTGAACTTCTGGGGGAGCATGATCCGCTCCATGCCCTGCATGGCCGTTGACATCCAGGACCCGTTTGTCTTCCTCCTGGGTGGGCAGACCTTCTGCGCCCTGGCCCAGACCCTGGTCATCTTCTCTCCAGCCAAGCTGGCCGCCTTGTGGTTCCCTGAGCACCAGCGAGCCACAGCCAACATGATCGGCACCATGT CAAATGCCCTGGGTATTCTGGTGGCCAACCTGCTGTCTCCCGCTCTGGTGAAGACGGAGGAGGACATCCCCTTGATG CTAGGCACCTACATCCTCCCTGCTGGCCTCACGTTCCTGTTGGCCATTGCATGCCTCTGGGAGAgtgtgccccccaccccgccctctgTGGGGGCTGCCCAGTCCACCTCGCTGTCGTTCCTAGCTGGGCTGAAGCTG CTCACGAGGAACAAGGCCTACATGGTCCTGGCTGTGTGCTTTGGGGGCGGCATTGGCATCTTCTCCAACTTCTCAGCCCTCCTGGAGCAGGTCCTCTGCGTGAACGGCTACTCCAGC GAATTTGCGGGCCTCTGCGGGGCTCTCTTCATTGTGTTTGGAGTCTTGGGGGCAGTGGCTCTGGGCCTGTACGTGGACAGGACCAAGCACTTCACCGAGGCCATCAAGATCGGCCTCTGTCTGACGTCTCTGGCCTGCGTGGCCTTTGCTGTG GTGTCTCAGCTGCAGGGACAGACCATCGTGCTGGCCGCCATCTGCTCGCTGCTGGGGTTCTTTGGCTTCTCGGTGGCGCCCGTTGCCATGGAGCTGGCGGTCGAGTGCTCCTTCCCCGTGGGTGAGGGCGCAGCCGCGGGCCTGGTCTTTGTGCTGGG GCAGGCCGAGGGCGTTCTCATCATGGTGCTGCTGACTTCCCTGACCGTGCGCCACGCGGAGCCGTCTGTCTCCACCTGCCAGGATGGCCAGGGCCCGCTGGACTGGAAGG TGCCCATGCTGCTGATGGCCGGCCTCTGCGTCCTCTTCAGCTGCCTCTTTGTGCTCCTCTTCCACACACCGTACCGGCGCCTGCAGGCTGAGGCCGACGCCAGCCCCTCCATTCAGGAGGATGAACGCCCAGCAACCGCAGCAGCCCTGGGCCACGCGCCCTACCTGGCAGCCACGCCCTGA
- the MYL5 gene encoding myosin light chain 5 isoform X3, giving the protein MLDPDGKGSANKDYRRQLASQADNMTAEEVDQMFQFSTSGTVGSLGYKALGHMFAPGKRSERHPTPRGCGQLNKCEPTNLPAHKQCLCWAEVSSWGWECPWGGEGLG; this is encoded by the exons ATGCTGGACCCCGATGGCAAGGGCAGCGCCAACAAGGACTA CAGGCGGCAGCTCGCATCCCAGGCCGACAACATGACTGCTGAAGAG GTCGACCAGATGTTCCAGTTCTCCACCAGCGGTACTGTAGGCAGCCTGGGCTACAAGGCGCTGGGCCACATGTTCGCCCCTGGGAAGAGGAGCGAGAGGCACCCCACCCCACGGGGCTGTGGCCAGTTGAATAAATGTGAACCCACAAACCTTCCTGCCCACAAACAGTGTCTCTGTTGGGCGGAGGTGTCCTCCTGGGGGTGGGAGTGTCCATGGGGTGGAGAAGGTCTGGGGTAG
- the MYL5 gene encoding myosin light chain 5 isoform X2: protein MLDPDGKGSANKDYSRRQLASQADNMTAEEVDQMFQFSTSGTVGSLGYKALGHMFAPGKRSERHPTPRGCGQLNKCEPTNLPAHKQCLCWAEVSSWGWECPWGGEGLG, encoded by the exons ATGCTGGACCCCGATGGCAAGGGCAGCGCCAACAAGGACTA CAGCAGGCGGCAGCTCGCATCCCAGGCCGACAACATGACTGCTGAAGAG GTCGACCAGATGTTCCAGTTCTCCACCAGCGGTACTGTAGGCAGCCTGGGCTACAAGGCGCTGGGCCACATGTTCGCCCCTGGGAAGAGGAGCGAGAGGCACCCCACCCCACGGGGCTGTGGCCAGTTGAATAAATGTGAACCCACAAACCTTCCTGCCCACAAACAGTGTCTCTGTTGGGCGGAGGTGTCCTCCTGGGGGTGGGAGTGTCCATGGGGTGGAGAAGGTCTGGGGTAG
- the MYL5 gene encoding myosin light chain 5 isoform X1: MGGRSLRVRAGGAESRGRRAGALSPAKALTRFAHAERISGGGCEAWFTLMSGETCTGGTILSVTLAPEAQFGPKRMPQGPEHRGDADAEARPGVRMRRPQGEGAECRPLAAGGQMARAHARVTSSGAARGGFRMGSGRAASSRSLQQARSKSRMTSWMPRSRRPRGPSTSPCS, from the exons ATGGGGGGTCGCAGCCTCCGGGTCAGGGCAGGGGGTGCTGAGAGTCGGGGGCGCCGGGCCGGGGCCTTAAGCCCCGCCAAGGCGCTCACGCGCTTTGCCCACGCAGAGCGGATCAGCGGCGGCGGCTGCGAAGCCTGGTTCACCTTGATGAGCGGAGAGACCTGCACCGGCGGAACCATACTGTCCGTGACCCTCGCGCCGGAAGCACAATTCGGACCGAAGAGGATGCCGCAAGGCCCTGAACACCGCGGAGACGCAGACGCAGAGGCGCGGCCGGGCGTGCGCATGCGCCGCCCACAGGGCGAGGGCGCCGAGTGCCGACCCCTGGCGGCTGGAGGGCAAATGGCCCGCGCGCACGCCCGGGTGACGTCATCAGGCGCGGCGCGCGGCGGCTTCCGCATGGGCAGTGGCCGGGCAGCGAGTTCGCGTTCCCTGCAGCAG GCAAGATCAAAGTCAAGGATGACGAGCTGGATGCCACGTTCAAGGAGGCCTCGGGGCCCATCGACTTCACCGTGTTCCTGA
- the ATP5ME gene encoding ATP synthase subunit e, mitochondrial — MVPPVQVSPLIKLGRYSALFLGMAYGAKRYNYLKPRAEEERRLAAEEKKKRDEQKRIERELAEAQEDTILK; from the exons ATGGTTCCGCCGGTGCAGGTCTCTCCGCTCATCAAG CTCGGCCGTTACTCCGCCCTGTTCCTCGGCATGGCCTACGGCGCCAAGCGCTACA ATTACCTGAAACCTCGGGCAGAAGAGGAGAGGAGGCTTGCAGCCGAGGAGAAGAAGAAGCGGGATGAGCAGAAGCGCATCGAGCGGGAGCTGGCGGAAG CCCAAGAGGATACCATATTGAAGTGA
- the PDE6B gene encoding rod cGMP-specific 3',5'-cyclic phosphodiesterase subunit beta isoform X1: MLDQISGAGTLQRRQERRPCPRPGLHVLLWSANKVFEELTDIERQFHKAFYTVRAYLNCDRYSVGLLDMTKEKEFFDVWPVLMGEAQAYSGPRTPDGREILFYKVIDYILHGKEDIKVIPSPPADHWALASGLPTYVAESGFICNIMNAPADEMFNFQEGPLDDSGWIVKNVLSMPIVNKKEIVGVATFYNRKDGKPFDEQDEVLMESLTQFLGWSVLNTDTYDKMNKLENRKDIAQDMVLYHVRCDREEIQLILPTRERLGKEPADCEEDELGKILKEVLPGPAKFDIYEFHFSDLECTELELVKCGIQMYYELGVVRKFQIPQEVLVRFLFSVSKGYRRITYHNWRHGFNVAQTMFTLLMTGKLKSYYTDLEAFAMVTAGLCHDIDHRGTNNLYQMKSQNPLAKLHGSSILERHHLEFGKFLLSEETLNIYQNLNRRQHEHVIHLMDIAIIATDLALYFKKRTMFQKIVDESKNYEDRKSWVEYLSLETTRKEIVMAMMMTACDLSAITKPWEVQSKVALLVAAEFWEQGDLERTVLDQQPIPMMDRNKAAELPKLQVGFIDFVCTFVYKEFSRFHEEILPMFDRLQNNRKEWKALADEYEAKVKALEEDQKKETTAKKVGTEICNGGPAPRSSTCRIL; encoded by the exons ATGCTGGATCAAATCTCGGGCGCTGGCACCCTGCAGAGACGCCAGGAGAGGCGCCCCTGTCCGCGTCCCGGGCTCCAT GTGCTGCTGTGGTCGGCCAACAAGGTGTTTGAGGAGCTGACAGACATCGAGAGGCAGTTTCACAAGGCCTTCTACACTGTACGGGCCTATCTGAACTGTGACCGGTACTCGGTGGGCCTCCTGGACATGACCAAGGAGAAG gAATTCTTTGATGTGTGGCCCGTGCTGATGGGAGAGGCCCAGGCGTACTCGGGCCCCCGCACACCTGACGGCCGA GAAATCCTCTTCTACAAAGTCATAGACTACATCCTCCACGGCAAGGAAGACATCAAGGTCATCCC CTCACCCCCGGCTGACCACTGGGCCCTTGCCAGCGGCCTTCCAACCTACGTGGCAGAAAGCGGTTTT ATCTGTAATATTATGAATGCCCCTGCCGACGAAATGTTCAATTTTCAG GAGGGGCCTCTGGACGACTCTGGGTGGATCGTCAAGAACGTCCTCTCCATGCCCATCGTCAACAAGAAGGAGATCGTGGGGGTCGCGACATTTTACAACAGGAAGGACGGGAAGCCCTTCGATGAGCAGGATGAAGTCCTGATGGAG TCTCTCACACAGTTCCTGGGCTGGTCGGTGCTGAACACTGACACCTACGACAAGATGAACAAGCTGGAGAACCGCAAGGACATCGCCCAAGACATGGTCCTGTACCACGTGAGATGTGACAGAGAGGAAATCCAGCTGATCCTG CCAACCAGAGAACGCCTCGGGAAGGAGCCTGCCGACTGCGAGGAGGACGAGCTGGGGAAAATCCTG AAGGAAGTGCTGCCCGGGCCCGCCAAGTTCGACATCTATGAGTTCCACTTCTCGGACCTGGAGTGCACGGAACTGGAGCTGGTCAAATGCGGTATCCAGATGTACTATGAGCTGGGTGTGGTTCGAAAGTTCCAGATCCCCCAGGAG GTCCTGGTGCGGTTCCTGTTCTCCGTGAGCAAGGGCTACAGGAGAATCACCTACCACAACTGGCGCCACGGCTTCAACGTGGCCCAGACCATGTTCACGCTGCTCATG ACAGGCAAGCTGAAGAGCTACTACACGGACCTGGAGGCCTTTGCCATGGTGACCGCCGGCCTGTGCCATGACATTGACCATCGGGGCACCAACAACCTCTACCAGATGAA GTCCCAGAACCCTTTAGCCAAGCTCCACGGCTCCTCGATTTTGGAGCGACACCACCTGGAGTTCGGGAAGTTCCTGCTCTCCGAGGAG ACCCTGAACATCTACCAGAACCTGAACCGGCGGCAGCACGAGCACGTGATCCACCTCATGGACATCGCCATCATCGCCACAGACCTGGCGCTCTACTTCAA AAAAAGGACAATGTTCCAGAAGATTGTGGATGAGTCCAAGAACTACGAGGACAGGAAGAGCTGGGTGGAGTACCTGTCCTTGGAGACCACGAGGAAGGAGATCGTCAT GGCCATGATGATGACGGCATGTGACCTGTCTGCCATCACCAAGCCCTGGGAAGTCCAGAGCAAG GTTGCTCTGCTGGTGGCAGCTGAGTTCTGGGAGCAAGGGGACTTGGAGAGGACGGTTCTGGATCAGCAGCCCATC CCAATGATGGACCGGAACAAGGCAGCTGAGCTCCCCAAGCTACAGGTCGGCTTCATCGACTTCGTGTGCACGTTTGTGTACAAG GAGTTCTCCCGCTTCCACGAGGAGATCCTGCCCATGTTTGACCGGCTGCAGAACAACAGGAAGGAGTGGAAGGCCTTGGCCGATGAGTACGAAGCCAAGGTgaaggccctggaggaggaccaGAAGAAAGAGACGACGGCCAAGAAAG TGGGCACAGAAATCTGCAACGGCGGCCCGGCACCCCGGTCTTCTACCTGCCGCATCCTCTGA